A genomic segment from Bradyrhizobium sp. CB1015 encodes:
- a CDS encoding DUF3141 domain-containing protein → MSDSFQRSNLAQSMEAQHAELEHALTRSPFRLHADRMVQQGAKTINILQVAWILRVKRGCEMVFMRLPELLASGERLAKDLRNLRDDGQLGVAWREYTRDAGERAILLIDLLRESGDLFLEHEAAGCQPVLFYEYEKIMDGRDLPVKSNFVLLRIIPPQDVTVDYSRRRPFVIIPPRAGHTAGVGAHEHDSQLGVALREGHPVYLVSFRRDPEQDQQLSDVAYAEAAFVREVIRRHPRAPLPAIIGNCQAGWATLVLAATNPDLTGPVVINGSPVTAVSGNIGDNAFRYIAGIFGGVWIPMFLCDLGQGMFDGANLIHNFEMLNPERRLFLKYAELFRDVDTTRESFLATEKWWSSFCLLHENEICWILENLFIGNRLGKNMAYLGSERQHVDLKQIRAPIIVFASHGDKVTPPQQALNWITDVYEDEEEIRVRGQHIIYMVHDDIGHLGIFVSSKVVNREFRQVATTLEAIEALMPGLYEMCVKDVQEHDGRKSFSVELVERSFKDIRALNDNYRDEFPFGAVDRASELQAQIYHTIARPFVRAAVTTFTAQACRSVHPERLSRALISSRNLMLAGFKSISEQVRQSRAKARVDNPFLLAEALYVQHIAQAMIYWRDLRDMMYELTFHSMWNTPLQHYFGDRYEVQARQMTPEELRSRPDVQCALKMIATGGFIEAVIRMMALLVSDRGGIRRDRLDRWSRVLTQNEPFRSVPSDRLTTITRQQTIIATLEREQAIETLPLLLDDSEERRRACLVARYVPGPIAEMSPKTIDLLGRFAQVLEQPPITGDVTENPLAQMKAE, encoded by the coding sequence ATGTCTGACTCGTTCCAGCGCTCCAACTTGGCCCAGTCAATGGAAGCGCAACATGCAGAACTCGAGCACGCGCTCACCCGCAGCCCATTCAGACTCCACGCTGATCGCATGGTCCAACAGGGCGCGAAGACCATCAACATTCTACAAGTTGCCTGGATACTGCGGGTCAAGCGCGGCTGCGAAATGGTCTTTATGCGCCTGCCCGAGCTCTTGGCAAGCGGCGAACGTCTGGCCAAAGATCTCCGGAACCTGCGTGACGATGGACAGCTTGGGGTTGCCTGGCGTGAATACACCCGCGACGCGGGCGAGCGCGCTATATTGCTAATCGATCTTCTCCGGGAGAGCGGCGACCTCTTCCTTGAACATGAGGCGGCAGGCTGTCAGCCGGTTCTTTTCTACGAGTACGAGAAGATCATGGACGGAAGGGATCTTCCCGTAAAGTCCAACTTCGTATTGCTGCGCATCATCCCGCCGCAAGATGTTACGGTCGATTACTCCCGTCGTCGGCCCTTTGTTATCATCCCTCCACGTGCGGGACACACTGCGGGTGTGGGAGCCCACGAGCACGATAGTCAGCTCGGCGTCGCCTTGCGCGAAGGTCATCCAGTGTATCTGGTGAGCTTCCGTCGCGATCCGGAGCAGGATCAGCAACTCTCTGATGTGGCCTATGCGGAAGCGGCGTTTGTTCGAGAAGTGATCCGCCGGCATCCGCGCGCGCCTCTGCCGGCCATTATCGGCAACTGCCAAGCAGGCTGGGCGACCCTCGTTCTGGCCGCAACAAACCCTGACTTGACAGGACCCGTCGTCATCAATGGATCACCGGTGACGGCTGTGTCGGGAAACATCGGCGACAACGCTTTCCGCTACATTGCCGGCATATTCGGCGGAGTCTGGATCCCGATGTTTCTGTGCGACCTTGGCCAGGGCATGTTTGATGGAGCCAATCTCATACATAATTTCGAGATGCTCAATCCCGAGCGCCGGCTGTTCCTCAAGTACGCCGAGCTTTTCCGCGACGTGGATACGACGCGCGAAAGCTTTCTTGCCACCGAGAAGTGGTGGAGCAGCTTCTGCTTGCTGCACGAAAACGAGATCTGCTGGATTCTCGAAAACTTGTTCATCGGCAACCGGCTCGGCAAAAACATGGCCTACCTGGGATCGGAGCGTCAGCACGTGGATCTCAAGCAGATCCGGGCGCCGATCATCGTGTTTGCCAGCCATGGCGACAAAGTGACGCCGCCCCAGCAGGCTCTGAATTGGATCACAGATGTTTACGAGGACGAGGAGGAGATCCGCGTTCGCGGCCAACACATTATCTATATGGTGCATGACGACATCGGGCACCTCGGCATCTTCGTCTCTTCAAAAGTTGTCAATAGGGAGTTCCGGCAAGTTGCAACCACGCTTGAGGCAATCGAAGCGTTAATGCCCGGCCTCTACGAAATGTGCGTCAAAGATGTTCAGGAACACGATGGACGAAAAAGCTTCAGTGTTGAACTAGTCGAACGCAGCTTCAAGGACATCCGGGCATTGAACGACAACTATCGCGATGAGTTCCCTTTCGGTGCAGTTGACCGGGCGTCTGAACTTCAGGCACAGATCTATCACACAATCGCCCGCCCCTTCGTCAGAGCTGCAGTCACGACCTTCACGGCCCAAGCTTGCCGTAGTGTTCACCCGGAGCGCCTGTCGCGAGCGCTAATTTCTTCGCGAAATCTGATGCTGGCTGGCTTCAAGTCCATAAGCGAGCAGGTTCGCCAGTCTCGAGCCAAGGCCAGAGTAGATAATCCATTCCTGCTGGCGGAAGCCTTGTATGTGCAGCATATCGCACAGGCGATGATCTACTGGCGCGACCTGCGCGACATGATGTATGAGCTGACGTTCCACAGCATGTGGAACACTCCTTTGCAGCACTATTTTGGTGATCGCTACGAAGTGCAGGCGAGGCAAATGACGCCAGAAGAATTGAGGTCGCGCCCGGACGTTCAGTGTGCGCTTAAGATGATCGCGACCGGCGGCTTTATCGAGGCCGTCATCCGCATGATGGCGCTGCTTGTGAGCGATCGCGGCGGTATCCGCCGCGATCGTCTCGATCGCTGGTCACGCGTCCTGACGCAGAACGAGCCGTTCCGCTCGGTCCCTTCTGACCGTCTGACTACAATCACTCGCCAACAGACCATCATCGCCACTTTGGAACGGGAGCAAGCAATCGAGACCCTGCCATTGCTGCTGGATGACTCTGAGGAGCGCCGCCGCGCCTGCCTGGTCGCACGCTATGTACCTGGTCCCATCGCGGAAATGTCGCCGAAGACGATCGACCTCCTAGGGCGGTTTGCTCAGGTGCTTGAGCAGCCGCCAATCACCGGCGATGTTACCGAAAATCCGTTGGCACAAATGAAGGCTGAGTAA